From the genome of Candidatus Omnitrophota bacterium:
CGCTTTTCATGACTGCTCCCTCATTTCTTTATACATCAGCGCGATCCTGTTCGCGTATCCCCTCATTTGTTTTATCATGTCCGCCCTCGTTGTGTGATCTATGCCGCCGCGGGCGTCGATGACATTGAATATGTGCGAGAAGTTGAGCAGGCAGTCGTACGCCGGCAAAGGCAATTTGTTTTCAAGCAGCATCTCCAGCTCCCCGAGATAAAAATCGCAGACTTTTCTTAAGCCCTCAACCGAGGCCTTCTCAAAATAATAAACACTGAACTGCCTCTCCTCTTCCTTCCTTAGCGTCCCGTATTTTACCGTTTCCGACCAATCAATATCATAAACGCTTTTTTTCTTCTGAAGGAACATCGCTATCCTCTCAAGGCCGTATGTCAGCTCAACCGGCACATCCTCAAGCTCTATGCCTCCGGCCTGCTGGAAATATGTGAACTGCGTTATCTCAAGGCCGTCACAGCGGACTTCCCAGCCCCTGCCCCATGCGCCCAGAGACGGCGACTCCCAGTTATCTTCAAGAAAACGGATATCATGTTTTTTAACATCTATGCCTATCCTGGACAGGCTCTTGAGATAAAGAAGCCTCGAATCGGCGGGAGCGGGTTTCAGTATCACCTGAAACTGCAAATGTTTGTATAACCTGAAGGGATTGTCCCCATATCTTCCGTCCTGCGGCCGTCGGGCGGGCTCGACATAGGCCGTTCTCCACGGCCCCTTATCAAAGAGCTTCAGAAAGGTCATGGGATTGAATGTGCCGGCGCCCTTCTCAACATCGTATGGCTGGGCCACGACGCAGCCCTTATCCCCCCAGTAATCAGATAAAGTTTTTATAATATCCTGCAGCGTTTTCACCCCATTATCTCCCTTAAAAAATCAGCCCTCTTCTCATCTCTTTCATCCGCGTTTATGGGCGCGCCGTTCCTCTCTTCTATGTGAGCGGGCTGGGAGAGGAAGAGCATATCGTTCAATCTGTCACCGCCGATCGGCAGAGCCAGCCCCATGCTCAAACCCAGTCTTATGTCGGATATCCTGCTTATGAGTTCCTCGTAAGATATCCTTCTGGCATACTGGATAATTCCGTAGCTCCTGTATATCCTGTCTTCCAGCTCCGTTTTTCTTTTGCTGATCAGCTCATCCTTCGCCTTATCCGACGCGTCTTCTATCTGTTTGGAGATCGCCGTGAGTTTCTCAATTATATCCTTTTCGGAAACGCCCAGCGTCACCTGATTGGATATCTGGAAAAATCCCCCGAGCGGCTTGGTCGCCTCGCCGTAAACGCCGCGGGATGCCACACCCACCCTGGCCAGCGAATCTATCACTTCCCCTATGTAACCGCTCAGCACGAGCGCCGGCAGATGCGCCAGAAAGGATATCCTCAAACCTGTACCCGCGTTTGTCGGACAGGCGGTTAAAAAACCGAAATCATCGTTACGGGCGAAATCAAAAGCGGCGCGGATCTTCTTTTCAATGGCCGAGGCCTCCTCAAAAGTCTTCTCAAGAGAAAGGCCGGGGCTGAGAACCTGTATCCTCAAATGGTCTTCTTCATTCACCATTATCGCGGCATCATCTCCCATTACCAGCCCCGCCACGCGATCCGTAAAAACAAGGTCATAACTGGCCAGATGCCGTTCTATGAGAAATTTTCTGTCGACTATATCCAGCTCTTCCAGTTCGAGCCGGGCGGCGTCTTTCCACCCGGGAATGCCGCTGACCCCTTTAAAAACTTCTTTGCGTACCTTGAGTTGCTCGGAGGCGCCGGCCCTGTTGGGGAAATAATGATCCTTCAGATTCCGGGCGAACCGGACTCTCGTGGACACAAAATGACTTCCCGGCTCCGAGCTCTGCCAGCGTATGCTTTTTGAGGCGAGATCCGAAAAGATCATTTTTTGCACCTCAGCGCCTTGATCCTGTCCCTGATCTTCGCGGCCTCTTCATAGTCCTCCCGGCCGATCGCTTCCTGAAGTTTTTTCTGAAGAGCGCTCACGCGGGTATCTTTTGTTTTTTCGGCGCTTTGCTTGTGCAGAGCGTGGCCGTGTATTTTTTTGAGGAGCGGTTCCAGGTTTTCGCGGAAAGTCTCCCAGCACTCCGGACAGCCGAGCTTGCCGTCTTCGCGGAATTCCGAGAGTGTTTTTCCGCAGGCGCGGCATTTCCGGTCGGACACAGTCCCGGGAAGAGCCAGCGCCGAAAGGAATTTGCCGAGGATGTCAAAGGACTTCTCCTGCATATTCACGTCAAACACCCCCATGTTCACGGCGCAACTGTGGCAGATGTGCATCTTCGTCACAGCGCCTCCGTGGAAAGAGGTGAAATGAACCGAGGCCGGATTGACTTTACAGATATCGCAGATCATAAAATGATGACAGGAAATGTTCTCATTCGCGGATAATCCGGGTTATATTACCTCGCCCGTGCTGTTGGCCAGCTTCCTGAAGTCCGCGATAAGGCCCGTCGTGATCCCGCCGGGTTTGCCGTCGCCTATCTTTCTTCCGTCAAGGGCCACAACCGGTATTATCTCGGCGGCCGTGCCTGTGAGGAAGCACTCGTCGGCTGTGAACACGCAGTATCTGGTGAACAATTCTTTCCTTACCTCTATCTTTCTTTTCCGCGCGAGCTCTATAACCGCCTCCTGTGTGACGCCCAGCAAAGCCCCGGCCGAGGCCGGCGGCGTGGTGATGACACCGTCTTTGATTATGAAAATATTGTCTCCCGTACATTCCGCGACATAACCCTGGGAATTCAGCATCAGAGCCTCGGCCACGCCCCTCTGCGTGCCTTCTA
Proteins encoded in this window:
- a CDS encoding glycine--tRNA ligase subunit alpha; its protein translation is MKTLQDIIKTLSDYWGDKGCVVAQPYDVEKGAGTFNPMTFLKLFDKGPWRTAYVEPARRPQDGRYGDNPFRLYKHLQFQVILKPAPADSRLLYLKSLSRIGIDVKKHDIRFLEDNWESPSLGAWGRGWEVRCDGLEITQFTYFQQAGGIELEDVPVELTYGLERIAMFLQKKKSVYDIDWSETVKYGTLRKEEERQFSVYYFEKASVEGLRKVCDFYLGELEMLLENKLPLPAYDCLLNFSHIFNVIDARGGIDHTTRADMIKQMRGYANRIALMYKEMREQS
- a CDS encoding ATP--guanido phosphotransferase → MIFSDLASKSIRWQSSEPGSHFVSTRVRFARNLKDHYFPNRAGASEQLKVRKEVFKGVSGIPGWKDAARLELEELDIVDRKFLIERHLASYDLVFTDRVAGLVMGDDAAIMVNEEDHLRIQVLSPGLSLEKTFEEASAIEKKIRAAFDFARNDDFGFLTACPTNAGTGLRISFLAHLPALVLSGYIGEVIDSLARVGVASRGVYGEATKPLGGFFQISNQVTLGVSEKDIIEKLTAISKQIEDASDKAKDELISKRKTELEDRIYRSYGIIQYARRISYEELISRISDIRLGLSMGLALPIGGDRLNDMLFLSQPAHIEERNGAPINADERDEKRADFLREIMG